The Aquicella siphonis genome contains the following window.
CGGGAATTCCAGTTCAATAGCTGATGGAGCGGCAGCGGTAGTGTTAATGCGCTTATCCGAAGCTGAAAAACGCGGGATCAAACCCGTTGCGAAAATCCTGGCGCATTCATCACATGCAAAAACTCCTGGAGAGTTCACGACAGCCCCGGTAGACGCCATCCGCAAGCTGATGGAAAAACTCAACTGGACCATCAATGACGTGGACTTGTTTGAAATCAACGAAGCTTTTGCCGTCGTAACATTGGCGGCCATGCATGATTTAAAAATACCTCGTGAAAAAGTCAACGTACACGGCGGCGCGGTCGCTCTTGGCCACCCCATCGGCGCAAGCGGTGCGAGAATTGTGGTTACATTGCTCGCAGCCCTGCAGCAGAATGGATTAAAGCGCGGCATCGCCTCATTGTGTATTGGCGGCGGTGAAGCGACCGCAATGGCATTTGAATTGATCTGACTCAAGACCATATGTTTCAGGACACAAAGTAATGATTACTCGCGAAACCATGGATTTTGATGTTGTGATTGTTGGAGCCGGACCAGCTGGATTATCCGCAGGAATCCGTCTTGCACAACTGGGTGAACAACATCACCATCCACTTAATATTTGTATCATTGACAAAGGTGAAACCATAGGCGCCCATATTCTCTCCGGAGCTGTTCTGGAACCAAGAGCCCTGGATGAACTAATACCCGGCTGGCGCGACAAAAACCCTCCGCTGCACACGCCGGTTTCACATGATCAGTTTCTTTTCCTGACGAAAAACAGAACCTGGCGCCTGCCAACGCCGCCGCAAATGCAAAATCACGGCAACTCTATCATCAGTCTCGGACTGCTTTGCCGTTGGCTGGCCGAGCATGCAGAAAACCTGGGCGTCAATGTATTTCCTGGTTTTGCTGCAACAGAAGTCATTTACGATGGTAACCGGGTATGCGGCGTAGTCACGGGAGATAAAGGACTGGACCGACAAGGCCAGCCCAAACCCACTTACCAGCCAGGCATTGAATTGCGCGCGAGACAAGTCATATTTGCCGAAGGCTGCCGGGGTTCACTGACACAGACATTGTTTAACCGTTATGATTTGCGAAAAAACTCCGATCCACAGACATACGGACTTGGCATCAAGGAATTATGGGAAATCCCCGAAGGTCTGCATCAAAGCGGGCAAGTCATACATTCCGTGGGCTGGCCGCTTGATACAAGAACCTACGGCGGATCTTTCGCCTATCATTTTGGCAAAAATTTGCTGGCGGTTGGCTTTGTGATTGGGCTGGATTATGAAAATCCCTATCTGAATCCTTACGAAGAGTTTCAGCGCTTCAAGACGCATCCCTGCATGCGTCCCCTGCTTGAAGCTGGTAACCGTATAGCCTATGGCGCCCGCACCCTCATTGAAGGCGGACTGCAATCCATTCCCAAGCTGACTTTTCCAGGCGGACTCATTGTTGGCGATGCCGCCGGGTTTTTGAATGTCGCAAAAATCAAGGGCATTCATAACGCAATGAAATCAGCCATGGTGGCTGCGGAAAGTTTATATCCCATGCTGCTGAATACCACTGAGCAAGAGTGTACCGCGTATCCTGATAACCTCAAAAAGAGCTGGCTGTGGGATGATTTGTATAAGGTACGCAATATTCGTCCTTCATTTCGCTGGGGTCTTTTGCCTGCACTCACCTACTCCGCCCTGGACACTTACTTGTTCCGTGGGCGGGCACCG
Protein-coding sequences here:
- a CDS encoding electron transfer flavoprotein-ubiquinone oxidoreductase; translated protein: MITRETMDFDVVIVGAGPAGLSAGIRLAQLGEQHHHPLNICIIDKGETIGAHILSGAVLEPRALDELIPGWRDKNPPLHTPVSHDQFLFLTKNRTWRLPTPPQMQNHGNSIISLGLLCRWLAEHAENLGVNVFPGFAATEVIYDGNRVCGVVTGDKGLDRQGQPKPTYQPGIELRARQVIFAEGCRGSLTQTLFNRYDLRKNSDPQTYGLGIKELWEIPEGLHQSGQVIHSVGWPLDTRTYGGSFAYHFGKNLLAVGFVIGLDYENPYLNPYEEFQRFKTHPCMRPLLEAGNRIAYGARTLIEGGLQSIPKLTFPGGLIVGDAAGFLNVAKIKGIHNAMKSAMVAAESLYPMLLNTTEQECTAYPDNLKKSWLWDDLYKVRNIRPSFRWGLLPALTYSALDTYLFRGRAPWTFRHKIPDNQSLKKASLCKKPDYPKHDNKVTFDLPASVFLANVSYDENQPYHLKLKDRHGIPVTVNLREYASPETRYCPAGVYEILYNDKNEPRLQINGGNCIHCKACDIKDPTQNIVWTPSEGGSGPNYEMM